The proteins below come from a single Miscanthus floridulus cultivar M001 chromosome 1, ASM1932011v1, whole genome shotgun sequence genomic window:
- the LOC136457384 gene encoding putative F-box protein At1g50870, with translation MAFQPEEAAPQDLNDDVVTEILLRLPSAAVLRSRAVCRAWRRIASSPAFAAAHARRRPLELIFQRHGPSGALESIPAAALDEPQRRCLDVEYPKESCWRGYNLIASCDGLLLFQRGRGGSSYYVCNPVTRQWTAVLPRPTGIFTLPCGFYVHGPSREHRLLCLTSDHQGSHYVYSLEAAQARWLGQALPVMRLWLDQPICSLNHRGKLHWLRHPRVIFSTDENVQHLMARDDDKYKILAFDTVSETFRRISRPPLRRRDGVAEFFLLEMDGMLAMADFLDGSMHLSVLEDYNDDKSWTRRLQVYLPAPLQHACWAVNADVEAAGQDVILLGDSRTCWVGLYHVKQKRVLKKFLLADNERRGSRNPTLVHALLFRDSLERHNFFHLHHSPQ, from the coding sequence ATGGCGTTTCAACCGGAAGAAGCAGCGCCGCAAGATCTGAACGACGACGTGGTCACCGAGATCCTGCTCCGCCTCCCGTCTGCCGCCGTTCTCCGCTCCCGTGCCGTCTGCAGGGCGTGGCGCCGCATCGCCAGCAGCCCAGCCTTCGCCGCCGCCCACGCCCGCCGCCGCCCGCTGGAGCTCATCTTCCAACGCCACGGTCCGAGCGGCGCGCTCGAAAGCATCCCGGCGGCCGCCCTCGACGAACCTCAGCGCCGGTGCCTCGACGTTGAGTACCCCAAGGAATCTTGCTGGCGAGGCTACAATCTGATCGCTTCGTGCGACGGGCTCCTGCTGTTCCAGCGAGGTCGCGGCGGCAGCAGCTACTACGTTTGCAACCCGGTAACCCGGCAGTGGACGGCAGTGCTGCCTCGTCCCACCGGCATCTTCACGCTGCCCTGCGGCTTCTACGTCCACGGGCCATCCCGCGAGCACCGCCTGCTGTGCCTCACGAGCGACCACCAGGGATCGCACTACGTTTACTCGCTCGAAGCCGCCCAAGCCCGGTGGCTGGGACAAGCGTTGCCCGTCATGCGGTTGTGGCTTGACCAGCCCATCTGTTCCCTCAACCATCGCGGCAAGCTTCACTGGCTGCGCCATCCCCGGGTCATCTTCTCGACAGATGAGAACGTGCAGCACCTCATGGCGAGAGACGACGACAAGTACAAGATCTTGGCGTTTGACACCGTGTCGGAGACGTTCCGGCGGATCTCCCGCCCGCCGCTGAGGAGGAGGGACGGCGTCGCCGAGTTCTTCCTGCTGGAGATGGACGGGATGCTGGCCATGGCGGATTTTCTCGATGGTTCGATGCACCTTTCGGTGCTGGAGGACTATAATGATGACAAGAGCTGGACACGTCGTCTCCAGGTTTATTTGCCGGCACCGTTGCAGCATGCATGTTGGGCGGTCAACGCCGACGTGGAAGCCGCAGGGCAGGATGTGATTCTTCTAGGAGACAGCAGGACATGCTGGGTGGGGCTATACCATGTCAAGCAGAAGAGGGTGTTAAAGAAATTTCTACTTGCTGACAATGAGAGGCGTGGGAGCCGCAATCCCACGCTGGTGCATGCCCTCTTATTTAGGGACAGCCTTGAGCGACACAACTTCTTCCATCTTCATCATAGTCCACAATAA